TGCCTATGCGGGCGTGCCTGTTAGTGATGGACAATCCAATCAAGTGATTAGCTTTGTGACAGGCCATGATACCTCAGGTGATGTGCCTGCTGTTAACTGGCAGGCCTTGGCACAAAGTTCGCCCGTTATTGTTTTTTACATGCCCATGAAACATATCGCTAAAATCCAAAGTGAACTCTTAAAAGCCGGGCGTGTACCATCAGAACCTGTCTGTGCCGTTTCACGCGCCACAACGCCTCATCAACTTGTGTGTGAAACCACTTTGGCAAACTGCGTTGAAGATTTAAATAAAGCCAACATTAAAGCCCCCGCCCTGTTGATCATCGGGCCAACGGTTGAGTTTCGCCAACAGCTTGCGGGGTGTTTTAGCTAATCATGGAATCAGAACTTCTCCTTATGAGTATGGTCCAAGCGGGCCTCGCCCATTGCACCGTTGTTGTAGAAGATAATGGCGGCCTGTTGGCAACCCTGTTTATGGCAGGGCTACTTGGCAGTGCGACCCATTGTATGAGCATGTGCGCACCTTTTGTGCTATCCCAAGTCACCGCGCGCCTTGAAACCATCAAGCTTTCAGAAATGTCTGAATTTAAACGCCTGACGGGAGCAGCCCTGCTGCCTTATCATTTTGGGCGTATGACGACTTATGTTTTCTTAGGGTTTGGCGTTGGGCTTCTCGCCCAAGGCGCCATTCGCTTTAGTGGCATGAAATGGCTCTCCGCAGCCCTGCTTATTTTGGCAGCCCTGTTTTTCTTGGGCTATGCGCTTAAACGCCTTGGGGTGAGCTTTCCCAATATGCCCTTTTTTGGCACATCGCAAAAACAGGAAAGTTCCCTTTCCCAAGGTTTGGGGCGCATCCTCAAACCGTTTTTTGCCCGCCCAACCGGCCTAAACGGATATTTTTTAGGAATAGGGCTTGGCTTTTTGCCCTGTGGCCTCCTATATGGTGCATTGGCTGCAGCGGGTGCGACAGGGGATTTTCTTGCTGGCGCATTTGGGATGGCGGCTTTTGCCTTGGGAACGGTTCCCAGCCTAATGGTCGTCGGTTTTGCCGGACATATGGCGGGACAAAAATGGCAAAAAGCCATCACAGACCTTGCACCAATGTTATTAATCATTAATGCTGGCGTCCTTGCCTATCTGGCATGGACACTTGTGAAATAAATCAAAGGTAACCTTCCCATGGGATCGCGCTCACGTATTCTTTTGTACTTTATGATTGCTGCTGTTTTTCTGGTTGTCGGCATCACTATTCGCCTGCCCCAACTTTTAGAAGAACCCGTGAGTAAATCCACTGGTGAAGTCGCCATTGGGGGTGATTTTACTTTGGTTGACCCTAAAGGCAACACTGTTACAAATAAGGACCTTCTTGGCAGCTATACGCTGATGTATTTTGGCTATACCTTCTGCCCGGATGTGTGCCCAACAGGTTTGCAAACAGCCGCCAGCGCGCTTGACCTCCTGCCTATGCGCAAATCAAACAAGGTGGTTTCCCTTTTCATCACGGTTGATCCTGAGCGCGACACACCCGAAGTCATGGGAGAATATGTTAAACACTTCCATAAAAGCCTTGTCGGGCTGACAGGCACGGTTGAACAAGTCACCCAAACCGCCAAAGCCTATAAAATCTATTTCAAAAAAGTTGTTGAAGAGGGCAAACCCGCCGATGAATATTTGATGGACCATTCTGCCTTTCAATATCTGATGGGACCCGATGGCAAATATGTCACCCATTTCCCCCATGGTATCAGCCCCGAAGACATGGCTGAAAAATTGAAAGCCTATATCCGTTGAGTACTGCCGGACTGATTATCGCTGCGCCCAATTCAAACAGCGGTAAAACCTTCATCACCCTTGGTAGCTTGCGCGCCCTACAACGAAAGGGCATTTCGGTTAGTTCTGCCAAGGTTGGACCAGATTATATTGATCCGGCCTTTCATGGCGCTGCAACCAAGCGACTGTGTCCCAACCTTGATGGGTGGGCCATGCGCGATGAAACGCTTTTTCATACCCTGAATGCCTTATCTGACAGCTCAGAGCTGGTGGTCTGTGAAGGGGTCATGGGGCTCTTTGATGGTGCAACCCTGCCTGCCAATGCGCCCTCCACCAAGGATGGCTCGCCTGCTGACATTGCGCGCAGAACCGGATGGCCTGTGGTTTTGGTGATTGATGCCAATGCCCAAGCGGCTTCTGCTGCTGCTCTTATCCACGGGTTTGCGACCTTTGATAAAGATGTCCATGTTAAAGGGGTGATCTTTAATAAAGTGGGTGGACCGGGCCATATCCAGCTTTTGAAAAATGCCTGTGAGACCCATATCCCCCATATTGAAATTCTCGGCTTTGTGCCTCGCCAAAATGACCTTGCCTTGCCAGAGCGCCACCTCGGCCTTGTCTTGGCTGAAGAACACCCTGAACTGGAAGAGTTCCTCAACACATCAGCTGATTTCTTGGAAGAACATATTGATCTGGAAAAACTCGTCCAACTGGCACAAGCCAACCCTTTTATCCAGACAACTGAAAACAATGCCTTCTTCCCACCCATAGGCCAGCGCATTAGCATTGCCAAAGATAAAGCCTTTGCCTTTGCCTATCCCGCCTTATTGCGCCATTGGCAAGAATGTGGTGCAGAGTTGAGCTTTTTCTCGCCGTTGCGCAACGAGTCCCCAACAGAGAGTTGTGATGCGATTTATCTGCCCGGTGGTTATCCTGAGTTACATTGTGACCAGCTTGCCCAAAATCACACCTTCTTAAACGCCTTGAGAGCCCACTATGAGAAGAACACCACGATTTTCGGCGAATGTGGTGGTTATATGACTCTGGGTAGAGCCATCACGGATAAAGAAGGTAAGAAACACGAGATGGCAGGCGTCTTGAATTTAGAAACATCTTTTGCCAAAAGAAAGCTCCATTTGGGCTATCGCGATGTCACCTGCCTGGTGGATACACCTTTTGCAAAAAAAGGCCAAAAGCTGCGCGGGCATGAGTTTCATTACGCCACAATTATCGAAGAAAAAGGGCCTTCACTCTTTGAAAGTCATAATGCATCTAATATGCAACTCGGGCGCGTAGGTATCAATAGTGGATCATGCTTTGCTTCTTTCATCCATTTGATTGATAAAACAGCCATTTAATAAATCTTAAGTACTATTTTTTACATTTAGGTTTTCTTCAACTTCCGATATAATTCGAAAAAATATATTAATTCGAAAAATATATTAATTCGAAATAAAAAATACGTGGGAGCCAGCCGAAAATGTCCAACAATAGTGAAGTCCTCATCCATTGGAACCATGCCTTTGATTTAGGCGTTGAACAACTTGACCAAGACCACCAAAATTTAGTCGAGCTGATTAATCAGCTTGATCAATTGGTTAAAACCAATGCGCCTCATTCAGACATTTTGCAGCTCCTTGAACAAACCGAGCGCGATCTTATTACGCATTTCACCCATGAAAATGAATATATCCGCAAAGCTCAAAGCGGCAAAGAAGCTGAAAACCACTTAAAATTCCATGACGTCACGTTAGAGTATTTGGCAAAAATTATTTTGCAGTTTCGAGAAGACCCTGAATCTATCTCTGCAAAAGACCTGCTGAATTATCTCCATGGCTGGATTATTGACCATATCATCAATCAAGATCATAAAATGCGTGATGATCTGGAACGCAAAGGCATCATCCAATCTGACCTTGCTGAAGAATCAGCCATCGCACGCTTTCTTGATAATTTCCGTTTGCGCTCACGTATCGCAGCCCTTGCTCTTTTCCCGCTCATTGCCCTGCTATTTTTTGCCGGTGATGCGGTTTTGGAAAAACGTGCAACCGTTGCTGAAATGGAAAAGATTGAACAGCTTTCCACCATGGCGGGAACCTTCTCAACACTGGTGCATGAATTGCAAAAAGAACGCGGGGCTTCGGCTGGTTTCCTTGCTTCAAAAGGAATGCTATTTGGCGATAAAGTCATTGCCCAGCGCAAAAATACAGATGAGAAAAATCAACCTGTTCCCGACGCCCTAAAACTTGGCGAGACTTTAGGGCTTAAGGCTGAGATTGCAGCTATTAAAGAGCTGTTGAACAAGCTGCCTGAAATGCGCAAGAAAGTCTCAGCTCAAGAAATTACAGTGGCCCAAGAAGTCGGCTATTATTCAGCCCTGAACTCTTCCCTGCTCAATTCCATTGCGGCCATGTCTAAAATTTCAAACGACCTTGGCATGTCTAACCGTATCTCAACCTTTGTAAACTTCTTACAAAGTAAAGAGCGCGCAGGCATTGAACGGGCTAAAGGCTCAGCTGGTTATGGCACCAATATTTTCTCACCTGCCCTATTAAAAGACTTTGTCAGCCTAATCGCCATTCAGGACACTTATATGAATGTTGCCAAGTCTTTTGCCACGCCTAAGACATTGGCCTATATGGCTGAAACCATTTCGGGCAAAGCCATCAGCGATGTTGATGAAATGCGCAAAATCGCCATTGCCAGCCCCACAACCAAAGACCTTAAAGGCATTACGGGTCCACAGTGGTTTGATACCATCACCAAAAAGATCAACCTGCTAAAGAAAACTGAAAACTATATGGCCAAGACCTTGAAGGATACGGCTAAAAAGGTTCGCCTTTCTGCCCAGACCGCTTTCATGAGCTTGCTCACCATCACGATCATTATCTCTGGTTTGATCATTGCCTTTGCCATCATCCTCATCAACAGCGTTGTGAAACCGTTGCGCTCTCTTCGTCATTCTATTGAAAGACTAGAACAGGGTCATACCGAAACCATGATTGCCGGGCGCCATAAATCTGATGAACTTGGTGAAATGGCCCGCGCCATCCAAAGCTTTAAAGAGACCATCATTCGCCAAAATATGGAACAGGCCAAACAAGGTATTGAACAAAGTGTACGTGAGCGCACTAGTGTGCGGCGCTTGAATATTACACAAACCTTCAAAGATGTTGTTGCTAACGCCATTTCAAAAATGGCGGGCGCTGCAGGTGAGTTGGAACATCACGCCGAGGCCATGTCCGGTGCAACAGAAACATCGCGCAGCCAATCTTCCATGGTGGCCTCTGCCGCCACACAAGCCACCTCCAATGTGGAAACGGTCGCTGCTGCAGCAGAAGAGCTTTCCAGCTCCATTCAGGAAATTTCACGACAGGTGGAACATTCTTCAACCATTGCGACGTCTGCCACAACATCCGCAGAAGATGCCCAGCAAACCATCCTTGGTTTGGCTGATGGGGCTAATAAAA
The DNA window shown above is from Candidatus Terasakiella magnetica and carries:
- a CDS encoding sulfite exporter TauE/SafE family protein, producing the protein MESELLLMSMVQAGLAHCTVVVEDNGGLLATLFMAGLLGSATHCMSMCAPFVLSQVTARLETIKLSEMSEFKRLTGAALLPYHFGRMTTYVFLGFGVGLLAQGAIRFSGMKWLSAALLILAALFFLGYALKRLGVSFPNMPFFGTSQKQESSLSQGLGRILKPFFARPTGLNGYFLGIGLGFLPCGLLYGALAAAGATGDFLAGAFGMAAFALGTVPSLMVVGFAGHMAGQKWQKAITDLAPMLLIINAGVLAYLAWTLVK
- a CDS encoding SCO family protein, with the translated sequence MGSRSRILLYFMIAAVFLVVGITIRLPQLLEEPVSKSTGEVAIGGDFTLVDPKGNTVTNKDLLGSYTLMYFGYTFCPDVCPTGLQTAASALDLLPMRKSNKVVSLFITVDPERDTPEVMGEYVKHFHKSLVGLTGTVEQVTQTAKAYKIYFKKVVEEGKPADEYLMDHSAFQYLMGPDGKYVTHFPHGISPEDMAEKLKAYIR
- a CDS encoding nitrate- and nitrite sensing domain-containing protein, which gives rise to MSNNSEVLIHWNHAFDLGVEQLDQDHQNLVELINQLDQLVKTNAPHSDILQLLEQTERDLITHFTHENEYIRKAQSGKEAENHLKFHDVTLEYLAKIILQFREDPESISAKDLLNYLHGWIIDHIINQDHKMRDDLERKGIIQSDLAEESAIARFLDNFRLRSRIAALALFPLIALLFFAGDAVLEKRATVAEMEKIEQLSTMAGTFSTLVHELQKERGASAGFLASKGMLFGDKVIAQRKNTDEKNQPVPDALKLGETLGLKAEIAAIKELLNKLPEMRKKVSAQEITVAQEVGYYSALNSSLLNSIAAMSKISNDLGMSNRISTFVNFLQSKERAGIERAKGSAGYGTNIFSPALLKDFVSLIAIQDTYMNVAKSFATPKTLAYMAETISGKAISDVDEMRKIAIASPTTKDLKGITGPQWFDTITKKINLLKKTENYMAKTLKDTAKKVRLSAQTAFMSLLTITIIISGLIIAFAIILINSVVKPLRSLRHSIERLEQGHTETMIAGRHKSDELGEMARAIQSFKETIIRQNMEQAKQGIEQSVRERTSVRRLNITQTFKDVVANAISKMAGAAGELEHHAEAMSGATETSRSQSSMVASAATQATSNVETVAAAAEELSSSIQEISRQVEHSSTIATSATTSAEDAQQTILGLADGANKIGQVVQMITDIAEQTNLLALNATIEAARAGEAGKGFAVVASEVKNLANQTAKATEDITAQINTIQSDTQRAVDAIAGVSRTIDEMAEVTTSVSAAVDQQGSATQEISTNVNEAATGTRDVSNNIEGVAQANEETGRMSNEVFTSAKQVADNADELQNTINNYLKDMTSA
- a CDS encoding cobyrinate a,c-diamide synthase; translation: MSTAGLIIAAPNSNSGKTFITLGSLRALQRKGISVSSAKVGPDYIDPAFHGAATKRLCPNLDGWAMRDETLFHTLNALSDSSELVVCEGVMGLFDGATLPANAPSTKDGSPADIARRTGWPVVLVIDANAQAASAAALIHGFATFDKDVHVKGVIFNKVGGPGHIQLLKNACETHIPHIEILGFVPRQNDLALPERHLGLVLAEEHPELEEFLNTSADFLEEHIDLEKLVQLAQANPFIQTTENNAFFPPIGQRISIAKDKAFAFAYPALLRHWQECGAELSFFSPLRNESPTESCDAIYLPGGYPELHCDQLAQNHTFLNALRAHYEKNTTIFGECGGYMTLGRAITDKEGKKHEMAGVLNLETSFAKRKLHLGYRDVTCLVDTPFAKKGQKLRGHEFHYATIIEEKGPSLFESHNASNMQLGRVGINSGSCFASFIHLIDKTAI